The following coding sequences lie in one Pseudomonadota bacterium genomic window:
- a CDS encoding EAL domain-containing protein → MKRKIIISLLMLLLLSATGVSLATYFMSHTTSTLGKLVALHQIEDLRQHLIISIQTVQSDLYTVNTLLGNKVDAIADHVTRLETSANACTGCHHELGITLDIRNIIDLIAEYQKALSYYITASANRKRIEKLQQEAAAIGNDLLHKTEMMSFQAAKKLEVTTNRALERIDQARIILFSTIWITFIFAILIAIHLIRSITGPVRQLVLATRAITHGDLDYKLTIKDQSEFGELADHFNEMSATLRDNYEKLVQEVAERKQVEEALRESEERYALAARGANDGLWDMDLRDDTVYYSNRWKSMLGYDEGEIGTSLEEWLGRVDPADREMVRTQLAAHLEGAIPHFECEYRIQSKDNDSLWMLARGLAVRDSHGKAYRIAGSQADITSRKKAEGLMAHSAFHDHLTGLPNRALFMDRLGHLLESSRRGNSNSYAVLFTDIDRFKIINDSLGHDFGDKLLVAMGQRIKICLRPSDTVARLGGDEFAVLLEDVADRMDIEDIICRIENEVVKPFNIDGHELFTMQSIGIATGDDRYESPEEILRDADIAMYQAKAIGGGRHVYFDTRMHATIIARNQLERELRSAVDNLEDFVLHYQPIMSPGDRSLVGFEALIRWVHPERGLVLPNDFIPLAEETGLIIPLSRWVLRQACRQLRRWDEMYPNGSPLKMSINISSRMLLLDDFTGDVAACIRDEGIQAESLVIEITENVILEHTNVALNSLVALQGMGVNIHIDDFGTGYSSLSYLHNFPVHALKIDRSFISKLKGKGDDLEIVKTIIALAHNLDLDVIAEGVEEEHQLSTIRDLECAFCQGFFFSRAIAAEEVPTWIKANGIKIQENTDS, encoded by the coding sequence TGGGCAAGCTTGTGGCGCTGCACCAGATTGAAGATCTCCGGCAGCATCTTATCATTTCGATTCAGACCGTCCAGTCGGATCTCTACACCGTAAACACCTTGCTCGGCAATAAGGTTGATGCCATTGCCGATCATGTGACCAGACTGGAAACTTCCGCCAACGCCTGCACAGGTTGTCACCATGAACTCGGGATCACTCTGGACATTCGGAACATCATTGACCTGATCGCGGAATACCAGAAGGCTTTAAGCTACTATATCACCGCTTCGGCAAACAGGAAGAGAATCGAGAAACTGCAGCAGGAAGCAGCGGCAATCGGCAACGATCTGCTGCACAAAACGGAAATGATGTCCTTCCAGGCGGCAAAAAAACTCGAGGTCACGACCAACAGGGCGCTGGAAAGGATTGATCAGGCACGGATCATTCTGTTTTCAACCATTTGGATTACATTTATTTTCGCGATCCTGATCGCGATCCATCTGATACGTTCCATCACCGGCCCGGTCAGGCAACTGGTTCTGGCAACCCGTGCCATCACCCATGGTGATCTGGATTACAAGCTGACCATAAAAGACCAGAGCGAGTTCGGGGAACTTGCCGATCATTTCAACGAGATGAGCGCCACCCTCAGGGACAATTATGAAAAGCTGGTTCAGGAGGTGGCCGAACGGAAGCAGGTTGAAGAAGCCCTTCGGGAAAGCGAAGAGCGATATGCCCTCGCGGCGCGGGGTGCCAATGACGGTCTGTGGGATATGGATCTTCGTGATGACACCGTGTATTACTCAAATCGGTGGAAATCGATGCTCGGTTATGATGAGGGCGAGATCGGGACCTCTCTGGAGGAGTGGCTCGGCAGGGTGGATCCGGCGGACCGGGAAATGGTCAGGACACAGCTTGCCGCGCATCTGGAAGGCGCCATCCCGCACTTTGAATGTGAGTACCGCATTCAAAGCAAGGACAACGATTCCCTCTGGATGCTTGCCCGAGGTCTGGCGGTGCGGGACTCACACGGCAAGGCCTATCGCATAGCAGGTTCACAGGCAGACATTACCTCGCGAAAAAAGGCCGAGGGGCTGATGGCGCACAGTGCCTTTCATGATCATCTTACCGGGTTGCCCAACCGGGCTCTTTTTATGGATCGCCTTGGCCACCTGCTTGAAAGTTCCAGACGTGGCAATTCCAATTCCTATGCCGTTCTCTTCACCGATATCGACCGCTTCAAAATCATCAACGACAGTCTGGGCCATGATTTTGGTGACAAGCTTCTCGTCGCGATGGGGCAGAGAATAAAAATCTGTCTCAGACCGTCTGATACGGTGGCCCGTCTCGGCGGCGATGAATTTGCCGTCCTTCTTGAAGATGTTGCCGACCGGATGGATATTGAGGATATCATCTGCCGGATCGAAAACGAGGTGGTCAAACCCTTCAACATTGACGGGCACGAATTGTTCACCATGCAGAGTATCGGGATCGCCACCGGAGATGATCGCTATGAATCTCCGGAAGAAATCCTCCGTGACGCGGATATTGCCATGTACCAGGCCAAAGCGATCGGCGGAGGGCGGCATGTGTATTTCGACACCAGAATGCATGCAACCATCATTGCCCGGAACCAGCTGGAACGGGAGCTGCGGAGCGCGGTCGACAACCTTGAGGATTTCGTTCTCCACTATCAGCCGATCATGAGTCCCGGGGATCGAAGTCTTGTCGGCTTCGAAGCTCTGATCAGGTGGGTGCATCCCGAACGAGGCCTTGTGTTGCCTAATGATTTTATCCCTCTCGCCGAGGAAACCGGGTTGATCATCCCCTTAAGCAGATGGGTGCTCCGGCAGGCCTGCCGGCAGCTCCGGCGTTGGGATGAAATGTACCCGAATGGCTCTCCGCTCAAAATGAGCATCAATATTTCCAGCAGGATGTTGCTGCTCGATGATTTTACCGGTGATGTTGCGGCCTGCATCCGCGATGAGGGCATTCAGGCGGAATCGCTGGTGATCGAGATCACCGAGAATGTGATCCTTGAGCACACCAATGTTGCGCTGAACTCGCTGGTGGCTCTTCAGGGGATGGGGGTAAATATCCATATTGATGATTTTGGCACCGGGTATTCCTCGCTGAGCTATCTGCACAACTTTCCGGTTCATGCCCTGAAGATCGATCGATCGTTCATTTCCAAATTGAAGGGGAAGGGTGACGACCTGGAGATTGTCAAGACCATCATCGCGCTGGCGCATAACCTGGATCTGGATGTGATCGCCGAAGGTGTTGAGGAGGAGCACCAGCTTTCGACCATTCGCGACCTGGAGTGTGCGTTCTGCCAGGGTTTTTTCTTTTCCAGGGCGATCGCAGCGGAAGAGGTCCCCACCTGGATC